The proteins below are encoded in one region of Mauremys reevesii isolate NIE-2019 linkage group 15, ASM1616193v1, whole genome shotgun sequence:
- the LOC120383320 gene encoding GTP-binding protein Rhes-like, with product MSLAVKEKNHVRLVFLGAAGVGKTALIRRFLLDTFEPKHRRTVEELHSKEYEVNGATIKVEILDTSGSYSFPAMRKLSIQNSDAFALVYAVDDTESFESIKSLREEILEVKEDKFPPIVVVGNKAEANRERQVLTEDALSMVELDWNNRFLEASAKENENVMEVFRELLQQVNLPSRLSPALRRRRETFPKENALRPPMNKTNSCTVC from the coding sequence ATGTCCCTGGCGGTGAAGGAGAAGAACCACGTGCGTCTGGTCTTCCTGGGTGCGGCAGGCGTGGGCAAGACAGCTCTGATCCGCCGCTTCCTGCTGGACACTTTTGAGCCCAAGCACCGGCGGACAGTGGAAGAGCTGCACAGCAAGGAATACGAGGTGAATGGGGCCACCATCAAGGTAGAGATCCTGGACACCAGTGGCAGTTACTCCTTCCCAGCCATGCGCAAGCTGTCCATCCAGAACAGTGATGCCTTCGCCCTGGTCTATGCAGTGGATGACACAGAGTCCTTCGAGAGCATCAAGAGCCTGCGGGAGGAGATCCTGGAGGTGAAGGAAGACAAGTTCCCCCCCATCGTGGTGGTGGGCAACAAGGCGGAGGCCAACAGAGAGAGGCAGGTGCTGACTGAGGATGCCCTGTCCATGGTGGAGCTGGACTGGAACAACCGCTTCCTGGAAGCATCGGCCAAGGAAAACGAGAATGTGATGGAAGTcttcagggagctgctgcagcaagTCAACTTGCCCAGCCGGCTCAGCCCAGCACTGCGCAGGAGGAGGGAGACCTTCCCAAAGGAGAACGCACTCAGACCACCCATGAACAAGACCAACAGCTGCACTGTCTGCTGA